In Lysobacterales bacterium, the genomic stretch GGCGTCCGGATCAGGTTGTTCGAGCTGGCCGCGGATCACCGCCAGCGGCGTCTTCAGACTGTGCGCGAGATCACCGAGCGTATTGCGGTAGCGCAGGCGCTGCTCGCGCTCGTCGGCAATGATGTCGTTGATGCTCGAGGTGAGCGGCGTCAATTCGCGCGGATAGCGGTCGGGCAGGGCATCGCGCTCGCCGCGCTCGACGCGCGCCAGATCGCTGGTGACCTGGCGTAGCGGGCGCAGGCTCCAACGCAGCATCAGCAATTGCACCAGCAGCAGCATCAGCGCAGAGGTTCCAAGGTGTGCGAACAGCGTGCGCCGATACACCGTGATCTGGCGCTTGAGCACCGCCTCGTGCTCGGCGACGAAGAAGGTGAGCCGCATCTCCTTGTCGCCACTGGACATCTCCCATGCCACGCCTTGGGCAAAACGGTAGACGCCACCGACGTTGGTTTCGATCGGGCCGTCGAACTGAGTACGGCCGGGTTCGAGGCGCAGGTCGAACGGCAGCTGCCGTCCGAGCGCCGAGGCCGAGCGCCATTCGATCTCCGGCCCGACGACGCCGGCGTAGAGCCCGGACTGCGGTCGATCAAAACGCGGCTCGGGCGGGATGTCGGGCAGGATCAGGCCGCCGCGGACGTTGATGTCGGAGCCGGACAGGTAGGCCCAGACATAGCTCTGCATTCGGTCGCGCATCGCCTG encodes the following:
- a CDS encoding two-component sensor histidine kinase; translation: MRRALSLQTRLLWAASLALAAFLGATGYALDLAFKRSALQAMRDRMQSYVWAYLSGSDINVRGGLILPDIPPEPRFDRPQSGLYAGVVGPEIEWRSASALGRQLPFDLRLEPGRTQFDGPIETNVGGVYRFAQGVAWEMSSGDKEMRLTFFVAEHEAVLKRQITVYRRTLFAHLGTSALMLLLVQLLMLRWSLRPLRQVTSDLARVERGERDALPDRYPRELTPLTSSINDIIADEREQRLRYRNTLGDLAHSLKTPLAVIRGQLEQPDPDAATQGTIAEQVRRMDELVAYQLARAAASGHAPFAAPIEIEKHAEAIVSGLEKVYAGRGILCEFEIDPQARFYGETGDLLELLGNLLENAFKWAKGRVVLQATRIHPPGTRRPGLDLCVDDDGPGIPADKVEALLKRGVRGDERVQGHGIGLAIVQDIVRSYRGNLNVEPSPELGGARFHVRFEATR